In Shewanella sp. MR-4, the genomic stretch GCGTGGAAACGCCACACTCAGATCCCGTTTGGCATCCACCGCCGTAAATTGGCGAATAAAAGGCATAATGGCAAAATCCGCAAGGCTTAACGCTTGGCCGATAAGATAGGGATGCTGGCTAAGGTTCGTTTCGAGCCTCTCTAAAAATGCGCTGGCCTTGGTGAAATAATCCGCTTGCGAATACTCAGGGTGGCGGTCGGCATATTTGTACTTATCCAGCCAAGGTTTGAATTCAAGATCATTCTGCGCAATCAGTTCTGCGATCAGCGCTTGCTCTGAGGCTGTCTCCCCGAGTAACTGCCGCGCCGCTGGCGAATTTGTCTTGGTCAGTGCCCAGCGCATAATATCCAAGCTCTCGGCAATCACAACTCCATTAGGGAGCTGCAATACAGGTACAGTACCTTTAGGAGAAATCGCTAACATCCCAATGGGTTTGGCTTTAAGGGTAATTTCCCGCACTTCCACTTGGCATTGGCCGAGTAACAGGCCAAGGCGAGCGCGCATGGCATAGGGACAACGGCGAAAACTGTAGAGTATGGGGAAGGGCATGGTGCTTGTTCCTTAAGGCAATAAAAGTCATTTCGCCACAACATGGGGAAAAGTCGGCAATAGTAGTGACTTTAAAACAGAAATACTGCGTTTATTACTGATTTTTCCACTGTTTGAGCTGTAAATAAACAATGACCTTGGTTTTTGTCTGTGTTTATCTGACTGTGACTCAGGTAGAATTTCGGCCTATTTTTGCGACCCGGCTTAGGCTTAGGGTTATTATTGGTTAATGCACTGGAAATTAAGTTCCAGCCAGCAGTTGAGGGTGTTATGTCTAACGTTGTTGTTTGTGCTTTATATAAGTTTGTTTCATTACCGCATTTTGAGTCGCTGCGTGAGCCACTCCTGTCCATGATGGAACAGGCCGAGATTAAAGGCACATTGTTGCTGGCAAGTGAGGGGATTAACGGCACTGTGGCCGGCACTCAAGCGGCTATCGACGCACTGCTGGCTTGGCTGAATAACCAAAATGGCCTTGAAAACATCGTTTACAAGTTATCTTTTGACGACGAAATGCCTTTCTACCGCACTAAGGTGAAGCTGAAAAAAGAAATCGTCACCATGGGCGTCGAGGGTATCGATCCGCTTAAAGTGGTCGGCACCTATGTAAAACCACAGGACTGGAACGCGCTGATTTCCGATCCTGAAGTCATCCTAGTGGATACCCGCAACGACTATGAAGTGCAAATCGGCACCTTTAAAAATGCCATTAACCCAGTGACCGAAACCTTCAGAGAATTCCCTGATTATGTGAAGCAGAATCTCGATCCTGCCAAGCATAAAAAAGTCGCGATGTTCTGTACTGGCGGTATTCGCTGCGAAAAATCGACCGCTTATTTAAAAGAGCAAGGCTTTGAAGAAGTTTATCACCTCGAAGGTGGCATCCTTAAATACCTCGAAGAGGTAAAACAGGAAGAAAGCCTGTGGGAAGGCGAATGTTTCGTCTTCGATAACCGCGTCGCCGTTGACCATGATTTGAAGAAAGGCCAATACGATCAATGTAATGCTTGTCGTATGCCGATCACTGAAGCCGAAAAATTAAGTCCAGCCTATGTGCAAGGTGTTAGCTGCCCACATTGTATCGATAAGATTTCAGACGAGCAGCGTAAGCGTTTCGTTGAACGTGAGCGCCAAGTAAACTTAGCGAAATCACGTAACGAAGCACACATTGGTAGTGATGTGAATCAAGTGATTGAAGCTCGTCGTCAAAAGAAAGAAGCACTGCGCCAGCAATCGGCTGAAAAGAACAAGGCTAAGCAATAAAGTGTTAGCTGAGCTCTTGAGCGCGTGCGTGCGTGCTCAACGAATGACCATTATGGCCCGACATGTTCGGGCCATTTTTTTACTAAATGTCTCAGTAACAGTGTTAGCCTGTTTAACCCTATGATAAATTTGCCTAAATAGAATCGAATTTAGGCAAAGACTGGCTGAGCCAGACCTTGCAGCAGGGACAGGGCATGAGTATTTGGAAAGAGTTATACGACATTTTTGATAAGGAGCGCAGCCGCTGGCAACAATCGTCGGCGGGCAAGCAGGCCATCAGCTTCGAGTTAAAGGCTAATTTAGGTTTTCTCGCCGATGCCTTGAGCAGTGATTTACCACAACAGGCGATAATTCAAGGGCTTGAGTGCACACTTTTTGAGGCCAAACTAAAAGAAGGTTTGTCACTGGCCAGCCTGAATCACCGTAAAGTGACACTGAAATTTATCGGTGAATTTGCCGAGTTTGCTAAGTATGTGGGCAAAGAGAATGCCGAGCTGGTGGAAAATGCCTACTCAAAAATCAAATCCTTACAGAAACTCGCGTCGGCAAAACCCGATAACAATTACGATCTTAAGATTAAATCACTGTTTCGGTTTCTGGTGTTTATTGTGGCTCACCTTGAGGAGCGGCCGCTCACTCGTCAATCCGCTAAAGGCTAATACTGTTCACACAGGATTGAGCAGAGTGTCGAGCACAACAAAAAACGATTGCCAATCCAAAGAGCTGCAAGCAGGAGCGTTTCAAGGATGAATATGAATAATACGAAGTGGCGAGAATGTTTGAGTATCTTGGCCGCGCTTCGGGTTTATCTGCAACTACACCTCGTGGGAGACGCTGATTTCCCAATGGATTATGAAGCCGCTCATCAAGTGATTAGCCAAATTGATACTCGGGATTTTGTGTTTGTCCGTAAGACCATCTCCTATAAAGATATTGCGGCGCTGCGTATTGTGAAGGATACATTTCCCGCCGCCGAGACGCAAAGTTCAAACCAAGCAAGTGTGCTTCTATTTGCTGCCGAACTTGCAGAACTAAGACGTAAGCTGATGCAACTGGGGCAATTGCCGCTGACAGAGGATGACGAGTCTATCCTTATCACGGCTTACTAATACCGCTTGCCGAGCTTGTAAAAGCTGCAAAGCAAAGTCAGTTTCAATCAAGAATACGGGATGCTGGTGTTACCAGGAGAGCTAACTGGCAGCAGGGGCGCTGCCAGTGCATGGGGCGTAAGCGGGCCAATATAATGGGGTAAAACGGTTAAAGCTGGACGGTAAAAATCGCGTCTTTACCTGCGGTGACGCTACCTTGAGCCTTATCTAAGTATTTCACATCTTCCATATTGGCCAGCACAACGGGAGTGAGTAGGCTATCGACTTGATCTTTTAAGTAATCAATATCGAAAGACAGAATAGGATCGCCCACTTTGACCTCTTGGCCTTCCTCCGCCAAACGGCTAAAACCTCGGCCCCTTAGCTCAACGGTTCCTACGCCAAAGTGCACGAAAAGCTCTAATCCCTGTGGCGATTCGATACTAAAAGCATGATTCGTCTCAAAAATCTTACCTATGGTGCCGTCGATTGGGGCGACAATCGTGTCTCCCTTTGGTGCAATGGCGATACCATCACCGACAATTTTCTCTGCAAACACCACATCGGGGACCTTTTCAATGGCCACAATTTCCCCGTTCACTGGGGCGTAAACCATAATGCCGCCAGCCAGTTGTGGTTGTCCCGATACCAATCGCCTTATTCGGCTTAAAAATCCCATTATCCTGTGCCCCTTCGCTTGTTTTTGTTGTTATCTTTTTCGTCTGTAAAGCAGCATAACCAATAAAATGTATTATTTATAGTTTGTTATACACTGCTGTAGTTCTGAAATTCTATTCTGTTGCATGGCGGTGTGCGCTAACGCAGAAAATTTCGCCAATTGCCCTTGGCAAACGGCGGCTTTCACCTCCAATAACGCACTTAAGTTCACGCTGAGTTCATCGAGCCCCATGCCGATAAGGAGGGGGACCATCTGTGGCGAGCTGGCAAGTTCGCCACACAGTGACACTTTGACCCCGGCGGCTTTGGCTTGCTCGACGGTCATCTTGATGAGCCCTAAAATTGCTGGTGACAGGGAAGGATAATCCCGTGTCAATTGCGGATTGGTGCGATCCGCCGCCATGGCATATTGGGTTAAGTCATTGGTGCCTATGCTCACAAAATCTAACCTTGGCAGCATGGAGGCAAGATTCATCACTGCGGCGGGGGTTTCGACCACTATGCCGTAACTGAGCTCTCCAAAACCTTTTTCTTCCTCTTCGAGGGCATCTTGGCACTCGGCGATGAGGGCAAAAATCTGATCGAGCTCCTCGACCTGATTCACCATAGGAAACATAAGTCGAATGGGACCATGGTTGGCCGCCCGTAAAATCGCCCTAAGCTGGGTCTTAAACAGCTCTGGATGCGCGAGGGTGTATCTAACTCCGCGTAGGCCCAGGGCGGGATTATCCTCGACCTCCTGACAGAGGCAGGGTAGCTCTTTGTCGGCACCAATATCTAAGGTTCTGATCGTAAAAGTTTTACCGCCTAATGCATGCAAGGCTTCACAGTAGAGATTGTATTGGGCTTTCTCATCCGGCAATGTGCTGGTGTGCATCAACATAAACTCGGTACGAAATAGACCAATACCATCGGCACCGACATCGCTAACATGGGTGATATCGTTTAAGTTGCCCACGTTAGCCATAAGGCCTACGAGGTGTCCATCCTGAGTCTTGGCTGGCACATCACGGTAAGTCTGTAGGGCGGCACGTCTAGCTTGTTCATGGTGCAATGTAACGGTTAAGCGAGCCTGCTGCTCGGGGGCAGGATTAACAAAAAGCTCACCGCTTAAGGCATCGAGTACCAAGGGGGTGCCATTGGGAATAAACTCGGCATCGAACTGACAGTTGAGAATGGCGGGGATCCCCGCCGCACGGGCTAAAATTGCCGTATGACTGGTTAACCCACCAGTTTTGAGCACTATGCCGCTGATCTGCTCCTTGGGGAGTAGGGCAAATTCGGCGGGAGTCAGATCTTGAGCTAAAAGAATCGTCGGCTCTGTCAGCTGCGCTAAACCTTGATCTAATCGTCCGTTGATGGCCGAGACTAAGCGCTGCCCAAGACAACGCACATCTTGGGCTCGATTGGCAAGATAAGGATCGTCTAAGGATTCAAGCTCGTTGGCTTGGTGGGCGAAGACCCGCTCAACTGCCACGCTTGCTGACAGTTGTAAGGTGCGGATCGCTTCCTTTACTTGAGCGATAAGCTCCTCGTCCTCAAGCAATAATAAATCGGCTTCAATTAATTGATAGTTTTCACTTTGTGGATCGAGCTTTGTTTGGCTGTGGTTGAGTTGTTGCTGCAGCGCCTGCAGGGCTTTTACAAATTTAGTCTGTTGCTGCGGGAGCCGTGAAAGGGGAATAGGGCGATAATCGAGGTGATGTTCGGCGTGGGTAAGGTGGAGTGCCTGTCCGAAGGCAATCCCCGATGACACTATGATCCCCGTAATCGACATATTCGTTCCTATCAAGCTGACTAAGATGCAGTTTAACTTAAGGTAATGAGCAGTTCCGAGACTTTCTCAACCGCTTCCTGCGCCTGCTCACCCTCGGCAAACACCCTCACGGTCACGCCATGATACAGACCTAATGTTTGCAATTTAAATAAGCTTTTGGCGCTGGCCTGCTTGCCATTGCATTCAACTAATACATCGCAGTTGAAAGTTTTCGCTTCTTTCACTAACAGGGCGGCAGGGCGGGTATGAATACCATGTTTTGCGGTGATAGTGACAGATTTTTCGTACATAGTGGCTTAACTCTTTATCAATATTATGGCGCTTCGTTCGACTCAATAATCTTGTAACCCGCCTTTTTTAAGGCGGCAATGGCGCTTTGGAGACAATTTTTCTTTACCAAAATATAGTCGGTATCGAAGGTGGAAAGGGCAAAAATACTGATCTGCACATCTGCTAAGGTACCGGAAATTTTCGATAAAATGCCTGTCATCGAAAATCCCAGCGGGCCTAAGACTTCAAAACAGCACCAATGGGCTTCTTGCTCTAAACTGTCGAGCTCAAGTTCGCTAGACACCACCACAGTCAGTCCTTCCTCCGTTTTGCCTATAAAGTAGAGTTCCTCGGCAAAGACCTCGCTCGGTAGTTGGGCATTAGGGCTGAAACTGTGGATTGTATACTGCCGTGTATGAACGGCTAAGGTCATGCGCATGGGCGTTCCTCAATCGGCAACAAGGGCTTAGGGCAAAGCCACATCCTAGCTTATAGTATGAATATCCACCTAGATAGCAGGCATTCGCCCCTTGAGTGACAGTATTTTAAACTAAAAGAGGACGTACTAATACGTCCTCTTTAAATGTGAGGGTGGCTTTATCTCGATGGATTAAATTTTGAATTGGCCTAAGGTGCACGACATATCCTGACTGATATCCTGTAAGGACTGTGCAGCACGGCTATTACTCTCATTGGCTTTGACTGACACTTCCGTTAATTCTGAAATATTACAAATATTACGGTTGATCTCCTCTGTAACCAGAGACTGCTCTTCGGTCGCACTGGCTAACTGAGTGTTCATATCGCTGATATGGGCGATAAGCTGCAAAATTGCCGCCATAGCGTTACCTGCTTCACGGGCTTTAGCTTGTAATTCATCGGATTGAGTCTGTGTTTGACTATTACTCTTCATCACAGAGTTTACGCCCATTTGAATATCCGAGATGATTTTTTGGATTTCGTTGGTTGAATCTTGGGTGCGATTCGCCAGTGCGCGCACTTCATCGGCGACTACGGCAAAACCGCGGCCATGACTGCCGGCGCGGGCGGCCTCAATGGCGGCATTGAGCGCTAACAGATTTGTTTGTTCGGCAATGGAGCGGATCACATCGAGGATGCTGCCAATTTGCGCCGAGGATTGTCCGAGTTTTTGGGTAATGACTTCTGATGCCTTGAGCTCTTGCACCAATTTTTCAGTATCACGCACAGTATCATCAATCACAGCTTGGCTTTGCTGAGCCTGATTTTTCACGCTGTTAGCGGCATCGGCAGCCTGCTGGGTGTTGCTTGCCATCTCATGGGTGGTCGAAAGCATTTGATTTACTGCGGTCGCCACGCTACCGGTTTCACGGTGGATGTGCTCGGCGCTTTGGTTAGATTCTTCGACGGCCAGCATTAACTGTTTAGCATCATTATCGAGAGAATGGCCAAGAGGCTGTAAATGTCCCACCATGTCGCCAATTTTCTGGGCAAACAAGTTAAAGGCGTGGGCAAGGTGTGCTACTTCGTCTTTGCCCTGCGTGGTTAAGCGCTGGCTTAAGTCGCCTTCACCTTGTGAAATATCCTCAAGGGCATTAATGGCATCGTTCAAGGGAGAGGTGATCGAGTGATTTAAAACCAGGAAGAAGGCAAAAATAGGCACAGATATTAAAAACATGATAATCAAATAATCGATAATCACGCTATCTAGGCTCTCTCTTACATCACTCAGGTAAGCGCCGGTGAATACAGTCCAGCCCCATTCTGGGTAATAGCGGGCTTCGGCGAGTTTATCTTCAACGACTTTAGAAATTGGATTGGCAATGGGATATTCCAAGGTGGCCTTACCCTGTTGCCGTGCTTGAGACAGCATGGTCATAAGCGGATTGGTGCCATTGGGCAGCTTAAAATTTTGCGCCGAGGTACCAATCATGTTTGGGTTTTCGCCATGGGCCAAGATTTGGTTGTTATCATCGATCACAATAAAGTAGCCAACACCAGCATAGCGGGTCTGATCAATCAGTTTTGCCGCCGCTTGTTGCGCTTCTTGCTCTGTTAGTTTGCCGTTTACGGCATCCTGTCGATACACATCAATTACGCTCAGTATGCTGCCGAGCTGGCCATCGATTTGTAACCACTTTTGCTCAATAAGATTGCTGTATTGCTCCTTTATGGAGAAACTCGCAAAACAAACTGTACCAATGGCTGCCATCACTAACATCAGCATGAGTCGTTGCAGGATGGTGAATCGGCGCAAGAATGTGATCATTTGTGTTCCTTAAGGCGCAAAAAGAATGATGTCCAATATACCTGCGAATCCGTATCAAATGAATCGTGTGAGGTTAAATTTCGCGTAAACTCGTTAAGAATGTTGGATTTCTTTGATCTTCAGCAGAATATTGTTGAGCCTTGTGTCCAATCGATGATTTTATCGCTAATCTGTGATTTTTGAAGCGCCATAATGGCGAGAATTGTGCGAAGTCATTATGAAATTCAACAGGTTAAGCATATTGAATTGAGTTTTTTGAACGGTGCGTTTCTAATTCGTTGTTTTAGTTTTGATTTTTTACTCTTTTACGCGCAAGATTAATCAACTGTTAAGTTTGAGAATCGATTATGACTACAAATACTATTGTGACTTCTGATGACATTCTATTGAAGTTATGTCACTCAGTTGCCCACGTGTTATCCAGCACCAGTGCCAGCCATGTGAGCCACGCGGGCATGGTGCAGAGCATTGCCCGTACCCGCTTAAAGCCTGATTTAGGCTGTTTTTCGATTTTTGATGGTGGCTTTTCGGGGTTGGTCGTGATCAACTTTTCTGCCCCAGCGGCCATCGAAATTTACCGCCGTTATATGCTCAATATGGGGATGCCGGAGGAAGAGCTTGCCTTCTCCCACACTTCCGATGAAGTGGGTAACGTGATGGGTGAGTTGATGAACCAAATCTTGGGTGACTTTATCAATAAGATTTCTAAGGAACTGCAAACCTCCATTAGTCAAAGTCAGCCAAAAATGTTAACGATAAACAAAGAGTTGACGATTTCAATCGATGCAAACTTAGACGATGCCGTCGCCAGACGCGTGTCCTTTAAAACTGAAAATAATCATATTTTCTACCTCGAATTTGCCATGGATAAGACTGAGTTTATCAAGCTGGATGAGTTTGAATTCGACGAAGAGTTCGATCCCGACAGCTTACTCGAGCAGCATGGTGTTGGTGCCAATGGCAATCAAGGTTCTGATACACCATCACCTTGGAGCCGTATGGCTGATAAACCTGCGATCAGTCAACAGCATGCCAGTATGGATGCCGATGATTTGCTCGATGAGTTAGGCATTTAACCTTTTATTTTCATCTGTAGCGTATCGGTACAACCTGTGTTTGTATCGATACCACATTGTTAGTGTTGGGAAATAGACCGTTTGTTGTACAGCCGTTGGAGAGTTCTCCAGCAAAGTTTTTATCTCTGCTAACTTGTTAGTCAGTTGTAAACCCTTCGGCTATACAAGTCATTCGAACTGTTTTAGTATCGCCACAAAATAATAATTATGGTGACCTTGCTATGGCATCGAAAGCGACCTCAATCGATATTGCTTATCGTGCTGGTGTATCCCAGTCTACGGTTTCCCGAGCCTTGAGAAATAGTCCGTTAGTCAATTTAGAAACCCGTCAGCGGATCCAAGCGATTGCCAAGGAACTCAATTACAAAGTCGATAAAAACGCCAGTAACCTGCGCACCCAAAACAGCCATACCTTAGCCCTGTTGTTGTGTGAAGACCCCACCAATGATGACTCACTGATCAACCCGTTTTTTCTGTCGATGCTAGGCTCGATTACACGGGCGACGGCGCAACAAGGTTATGATTTACTGGTGTCATTTCAACAGCTTTCCAGCGATTGGCATGCCGATTACGAAGACAGCAATAAAGCCGATGGCATTATCTTACTGGGTTACGGCGACTATATGGATTACGAGCAAAAGCTCGAAAAATTGCTGGCACAGAACACCCACTTTGTGATTTGGGGCGCGGAGCATAACAATAAATCCGTGCTATCCATCGGCTGCGATAATCATCAAGGTGGTTTGATTGCCACTGAACATCTTATTTCCCTTGGTCGTAAAGCCTTTGCCTTTTTAGGGGATGCGTCGAGCCATAGTCCCGAGTTTAGGGACAGATATCTAGGCCATGTCAAAGCGCTGGAAACCGCAGGATTACCCGTGGTGGCCGCAAGACAAATCTCGGCCATTAGCACCGAAAGTGCCGGTTA encodes the following:
- a CDS encoding ACT domain-containing protein; this encodes MRMTLAVHTRQYTIHSFSPNAQLPSEVFAEELYFIGKTEEGLTVVVSSELELDSLEQEAHWCCFEVLGPLGFSMTGILSKISGTLADVQISIFALSTFDTDYILVKKNCLQSAIAALKKAGYKIIESNEAP
- a CDS encoding glutathione S-transferase, whose amino-acid sequence is MPFPILYSFRRCPYAMRARLGLLLGQCQVEVREITLKAKPIGMLAISPKGTVPVLQLPNGVVIAESLDIMRWALTKTNSPAARQLLGETASEQALIAELIAQNDLEFKPWLDKYKYADRHPEYSQADYFTKASAFLERLETNLSQHPYLIGQALSLADFAIMPFIRQFTAVDAKRDLSVAFPRLMNWLTTLTSSEIFLQAMEKHVIWQAGNSPIYLLGTSISK
- a CDS encoding HPr family phosphocarrier protein, coding for MYEKSVTITAKHGIHTRPAALLVKEAKTFNCDVLVECNGKQASAKSLFKLQTLGLYHGVTVRVFAEGEQAQEAVEKVSELLITLS
- a CDS encoding rhodanese-related sulfurtransferase is translated as MSNVVVCALYKFVSLPHFESLREPLLSMMEQAEIKGTLLLASEGINGTVAGTQAAIDALLAWLNNQNGLENIVYKLSFDDEMPFYRTKVKLKKEIVTMGVEGIDPLKVVGTYVKPQDWNALISDPEVILVDTRNDYEVQIGTFKNAINPVTETFREFPDYVKQNLDPAKHKKVAMFCTGGIRCEKSTAYLKEQGFEEVYHLEGGILKYLEEVKQEESLWEGECFVFDNRVAVDHDLKKGQYDQCNACRMPITEAEKLSPAYVQGVSCPHCIDKISDEQRKRFVERERQVNLAKSRNEAHIGSDVNQVIEARRQKKEALRQQSAEKNKAKQ
- a CDS encoding DUF3334 family protein; this translates as MTTNTIVTSDDILLKLCHSVAHVLSSTSASHVSHAGMVQSIARTRLKPDLGCFSIFDGGFSGLVVINFSAPAAIEIYRRYMLNMGMPEEELAFSHTSDEVGNVMGELMNQILGDFINKISKELQTSISQSQPKMLTINKELTISIDANLDDAVARRVSFKTENNHIFYLEFAMDKTEFIKLDEFEFDEEFDPDSLLEQHGVGANGNQGSDTPSPWSRMADKPAISQQHASMDADDLLDELGI
- the crr gene encoding PTS glucose transporter subunit IIA, producing MGFLSRIRRLVSGQPQLAGGIMVYAPVNGEIVAIEKVPDVVFAEKIVGDGIAIAPKGDTIVAPIDGTIGKIFETNHAFSIESPQGLELFVHFGVGTVELRGRGFSRLAEEGQEVKVGDPILSFDIDYLKDQVDSLLTPVVLANMEDVKYLDKAQGSVTAGKDAIFTVQL
- a CDS encoding methyl-accepting chemotaxis protein, translated to MITFLRRFTILQRLMLMLVMAAIGTVCFASFSIKEQYSNLIEQKWLQIDGQLGSILSVIDVYRQDAVNGKLTEQEAQQAAAKLIDQTRYAGVGYFIVIDDNNQILAHGENPNMIGTSAQNFKLPNGTNPLMTMLSQARQQGKATLEYPIANPISKVVEDKLAEARYYPEWGWTVFTGAYLSDVRESLDSVIIDYLIIMFLISVPIFAFFLVLNHSITSPLNDAINALEDISQGEGDLSQRLTTQGKDEVAHLAHAFNLFAQKIGDMVGHLQPLGHSLDNDAKQLMLAVEESNQSAEHIHRETGSVATAVNQMLSTTHEMASNTQQAADAANSVKNQAQQSQAVIDDTVRDTEKLVQELKASEVITQKLGQSSAQIGSILDVIRSIAEQTNLLALNAAIEAARAGSHGRGFAVVADEVRALANRTQDSTNEIQKIISDIQMGVNSVMKSNSQTQTQSDELQAKAREAGNAMAAILQLIAHISDMNTQLASATEEQSLVTEEINRNICNISELTEVSVKANESNSRAAQSLQDISQDMSCTLGQFKI
- a CDS encoding LacI family DNA-binding transcriptional regulator; the protein is MASKATSIDIAYRAGVSQSTVSRALRNSPLVNLETRQRIQAIAKELNYKVDKNASNLRTQNSHTLALLLCEDPTNDDSLINPFFLSMLGSITRATAQQGYDLLVSFQQLSSDWHADYEDSNKADGIILLGYGDYMDYEQKLEKLLAQNTHFVIWGAEHNNKSVLSIGCDNHQGGLIATEHLISLGRKAFAFLGDASSHSPEFRDRYLGHVKALETAGLPVVAARQISAISTESAGYDAAMALLESGLSVDAIFAASDLIAIGAIRALKEKGILVPEQVAVVGYDDIPVASFANPPLTTIKQNTQLAGEILVESLLKLIRGQAVTPQLIPTTLVVRSSCGIDHTPLA
- the ptsP gene encoding phosphoenolpyruvate--protein phosphotransferase; protein product: MSITGIIVSSGIAFGQALHLTHAEHHLDYRPIPLSRLPQQQTKFVKALQALQQQLNHSQTKLDPQSENYQLIEADLLLLEDEELIAQVKEAIRTLQLSASVAVERVFAHQANELESLDDPYLANRAQDVRCLGQRLVSAINGRLDQGLAQLTEPTILLAQDLTPAEFALLPKEQISGIVLKTGGLTSHTAILARAAGIPAILNCQFDAEFIPNGTPLVLDALSGELFVNPAPEQQARLTVTLHHEQARRAALQTYRDVPAKTQDGHLVGLMANVGNLNDITHVSDVGADGIGLFRTEFMLMHTSTLPDEKAQYNLYCEALHALGGKTFTIRTLDIGADKELPCLCQEVEDNPALGLRGVRYTLAHPELFKTQLRAILRAANHGPIRLMFPMVNQVEELDQIFALIAECQDALEEEEKGFGELSYGIVVETPAAVMNLASMLPRLDFVSIGTNDLTQYAMAADRTNPQLTRDYPSLSPAILGLIKMTVEQAKAAGVKVSLCGELASSPQMVPLLIGMGLDELSVNLSALLEVKAAVCQGQLAKFSALAHTAMQQNRISELQQCITNYK